The Paraburkholderia sp. SOS3 genome includes a region encoding these proteins:
- a CDS encoding type II toxin-antitoxin system death-on-curing family toxin, with product MLDAAFVLQIHDEILLEEPGLAGFSGRGFDGLQSTLARIDNWAQYAGLNDVFGIAAMYGVAIARGHVFNDANKRTALVSALTYLRLQGITVDRDARLEEIMVRVAEGTIGLERFAEILWLIALGDDDFDPLD from the coding sequence GTGCTCGACGCCGCTTTCGTTCTGCAAATTCACGACGAGATTCTGCTTGAAGAGCCAGGCCTCGCCGGTTTCTCCGGCCGAGGCTTTGACGGCTTGCAAAGCACGTTGGCCCGCATTGACAATTGGGCACAATATGCCGGTTTGAACGATGTGTTTGGCATTGCGGCGATGTATGGCGTCGCGATTGCACGAGGTCACGTTTTCAACGACGCGAACAAACGTACGGCCTTGGTCTCTGCCTTGACCTACCTCAGGCTTCAGGGAATCACTGTCGACCGGGATGCGCGACTTGAGGAAATTATGGTCCGGGTCGCCGAAGGGACGATAGGGTTGGAGCGATTCGCGGAAATACTCTGGTTGATCGCCCTTGGGGACGATGATTTCGATCCCCTCGATTGA
- a CDS encoding glutathione S-transferase family protein, with amino-acid sequence MQLIGMLDSPFVRRVAISLAMYGIPYEHRALSVFRHFDEFANTNPAVKAPTLITDDGTTLTDSTLILDYLERMAAPERRLMPDDLGARAKALHLIGFALAACEKTMHSVYENMLRPEEKRHEPWLERVQRQLHGAYGQLEAALAAGNGGNHSEADQSGPKCDAWLIGERMMQPDITVAIAWRFTQYMLPGVVDPARYPALAAFSARAEALPVFIDTPLE; translated from the coding sequence ATGCAACTGATCGGCATGCTCGATTCCCCGTTCGTCCGTCGCGTTGCGATCTCGCTTGCGATGTACGGCATCCCGTACGAGCACCGCGCGCTTTCGGTGTTTCGGCACTTCGACGAATTTGCGAACACGAACCCCGCCGTCAAGGCGCCCACGCTCATCACCGACGACGGCACGACGTTGACCGACTCGACGCTGATCCTCGACTACCTCGAGCGCATGGCCGCGCCCGAGCGGCGGCTGATGCCTGACGACCTCGGCGCGCGCGCGAAAGCACTGCATCTGATCGGCTTCGCGCTCGCCGCATGTGAAAAGACCATGCACTCCGTCTACGAAAACATGCTGCGGCCCGAAGAGAAACGCCATGAGCCGTGGCTCGAGCGCGTGCAGCGGCAGTTGCATGGCGCATATGGTCAGCTGGAAGCGGCGCTCGCCGCGGGCAATGGGGGCAATCACAGCGAGGCTGACCAAAGTGGACCGAAATGCGATGCATGGCTCATCGGCGAGCGGATGATGCAGCCCGACATCACGGTTGCGATCGCGTGGCGGTTCACGCAGTACATGTTGCCGGGCGTCGTCGATCCGGCCCGTTATCCGGCGCTCGCCGCGTTTTCGGCCCGCGCCGAAGCGTTGCCGGTGTTCATCGATACGCCGCTCGAATAG
- a CDS encoding FAD-containing oxidoreductase — protein sequence MPQHFDAIVIGTGQGGSPLAVRLGKSGRKTAIVERELFGGTCVNVGCTPTKAYVASARAAHVARNAAAYGVHVSGDVTVDLAEVKARKDRIIGQSRTGVEKWLRSTQNVSVFNGHARFTGPHRISIADHEGRIVDALSADEFFLNTGTRPVIPRIDGLERIRYFTNSSLLDLTELPEHLVIVGASYIALEFAQVFRRFGSRVTVLARGERVLSREDADFSDAVQKVLAREGIAFRFSSEPVRIEPLDGDGATAARVSCASGIPVEGSHLLFATGRRPNTDDLGLDAAGVHVDGHGTIPVDGQLRTNVPGIWAIGDVNGRGAFTHTSYDDFQIVAANLLDNGQRSADDRIMAYAVFVDPPLARVGLSETEVRRSGRAALISTMPMTRVGRARERGETDGFMKVLVDAQTKQILGATILGIEGDEAIHTIIDIMTARAPYPTLQFAVHIHPTISELVPTLLDGLKSLE from the coding sequence ATGCCACAGCATTTCGACGCAATCGTGATCGGTACAGGACAAGGCGGTTCGCCGCTTGCGGTACGGCTCGGCAAGAGCGGCCGCAAGACCGCCATTGTCGAGCGCGAACTATTCGGCGGCACCTGCGTGAACGTCGGTTGCACGCCGACCAAGGCTTATGTCGCGAGCGCGCGCGCCGCGCATGTGGCGCGCAACGCCGCTGCATACGGCGTGCACGTGAGCGGCGATGTGACGGTCGATCTCGCCGAGGTGAAGGCGCGCAAGGATCGCATCATCGGCCAGTCGCGCACCGGCGTCGAGAAGTGGCTGCGCTCGACGCAAAACGTGTCGGTGTTCAACGGCCATGCACGGTTTACCGGCCCGCATCGAATCTCGATTGCCGATCATGAAGGCCGCATCGTCGACGCACTCAGTGCGGACGAATTTTTTCTGAACACCGGCACACGTCCGGTCATTCCGCGCATCGACGGGCTCGAGCGGATCCGTTACTTCACGAACTCGTCGCTGCTCGATCTGACCGAGCTGCCCGAGCATCTCGTGATTGTCGGCGCGAGCTATATCGCGCTCGAGTTCGCGCAGGTGTTTCGCCGCTTCGGCAGCCGCGTCACGGTGCTCGCGCGCGGCGAGCGCGTGTTGTCGCGCGAAGATGCGGACTTCTCGGACGCCGTGCAAAAGGTGCTCGCGCGCGAGGGCATCGCGTTTCGTTTTAGTTCGGAGCCTGTGCGCATCGAGCCGCTCGATGGCGACGGTGCGACGGCTGCGCGCGTGTCGTGTGCTTCCGGTATTCCCGTGGAAGGATCGCATCTGCTGTTCGCAACGGGCCGCCGGCCGAACACCGACGATCTCGGCCTCGATGCCGCCGGGGTCCACGTGGACGGGCACGGCACGATTCCGGTCGACGGCCAGTTGCGCACGAATGTGCCCGGCATCTGGGCGATCGGCGACGTCAACGGCCGCGGCGCATTCACGCACACCTCCTACGACGATTTCCAGATCGTCGCGGCGAATCTGCTCGATAACGGCCAGCGCAGCGCCGACGACCGCATCATGGCGTACGCGGTGTTCGTCGACCCGCCGCTCGCGCGTGTCGGTCTATCGGAAACGGAGGTTCGCCGGTCGGGTCGCGCAGCGCTGATCTCGACGATGCCGATGACGCGCGTCGGCCGCGCGCGCGAGCGCGGCGAGACCGACGGCTTCATGAAGGTGCTCGTCGATGCGCAGACGAAACAGATTCTCGGCGCGACGATTCTCGGCATCGAAGGCGACGAGGCGATTCACACGATCATCGACATCATGACGGCGCGCGCGCCGTATCCGACGCTGCAATTCGCGGTGCACATCCACCCGACGATCAGCGAGCTCGTGCCGACGCTGCTCGACGGTTTGAAGTCGCTCGAGTAA
- a CDS encoding cupin domain-containing protein — protein MTSAAKEPLPATAAGNLFGAVEPGPLEHVDVLVERGDLTVERIVSMAHASAPDFWYDSPREEWVVLLSGAAALEFEHGEALHEMRPGDYIRIEAHRRHRVAWTHPAQPSVWLAVHYGAAASMLEPEVDKLPDDR, from the coding sequence ATGACATCCGCCGCAAAGGAGCCGCTGCCCGCCACCGCAGCGGGCAATCTGTTCGGCGCGGTCGAACCGGGTCCGCTCGAGCATGTCGACGTGCTCGTCGAGCGCGGCGACCTGACGGTCGAGCGCATCGTGTCGATGGCGCATGCGAGTGCACCGGACTTCTGGTACGACAGCCCGCGCGAAGAATGGGTCGTGCTGCTCAGCGGCGCGGCTGCGCTCGAGTTCGAGCATGGCGAAGCACTGCACGAGATGCGGCCCGGCGACTATATCCGCATCGAGGCGCATCGCCGGCATCGCGTCGCGTGGACGCATCCCGCTCAGCCGTCCGTGTGGCTGGCCGTTCACTACGGCGCGGCGGCGTCCATGCTCGAACCCGAGGTCGACAAGTTGCCGGATGATCGCTGA
- a CDS encoding TMEM175 family protein translates to MGKGRIEAFSDGVIAIIITIMVLELKVPEGFDLESLRPVVPVFCAYVLSFIYVGIYWNNHHHMFHTVQKVNGATLWANLHLLFWLSLLPAVTHWLGESHLAAWPTAFYGLVLFMSAIAYFILAHVMIRQHGPDSTLARALGSDRKGKLSVVLYLAGVVFAFVLPSVSAALYTLTAAIWLVPDRRIEHVLKEE, encoded by the coding sequence ATGGGCAAAGGGCGTATCGAAGCGTTCAGCGACGGCGTGATCGCCATCATCATCACGATCATGGTGCTCGAACTCAAGGTGCCCGAAGGGTTCGATCTCGAGTCGCTGCGCCCCGTCGTGCCGGTGTTCTGCGCGTATGTGCTGAGCTTTATCTACGTCGGCATCTACTGGAACAACCATCACCATATGTTCCATACCGTGCAGAAGGTCAACGGCGCGACGCTATGGGCCAATCTGCATCTGCTGTTCTGGCTGTCGCTGCTGCCTGCGGTCACGCACTGGCTCGGCGAAAGTCATCTGGCCGCGTGGCCGACCGCGTTCTATGGCCTCGTGCTGTTCATGTCGGCGATCGCGTATTTCATTCTTGCGCACGTGATGATTCGCCAGCACGGTCCCGACTCGACGCTTGCCCGTGCGCTCGGCAGCGACAGGAAAGGCAAGCTTTCCGTGGTGCTGTATCTGGCGGGCGTCGTGTTCGCGTTCGTGCTGCCTTCGGTGTCGGCTGCGCTGTACACGCTCACCGCGGCGATCTGGCTCGTACCCGACCGGCGCATCGAACACGTGCTCAAGGAGGAGTGA
- a CDS encoding metallophosphoesterase family protein encodes MGATSSVGSKAARIGLISDTHNLVRPEALRHLEGCDAIVHAGDICEPAVLDALRAIAPLTAVRGNNDIGAWAAALPTHATLTVQDVTILVVHDIADVGKNVQRDGVRIVVTGHSHKPLIDERDGVLYVNPGSAGPRRFKLPISAGLLLIDGARVRATLHTLIA; translated from the coding sequence ATGGGTGCGACGTCTTCCGTCGGTTCGAAAGCGGCTCGCATCGGCCTCATTTCCGATACGCATAACCTCGTGCGGCCCGAGGCGCTGCGGCATCTCGAAGGTTGCGACGCCATCGTTCATGCGGGCGACATCTGCGAGCCCGCGGTGCTCGACGCATTGCGCGCAATCGCGCCGCTCACGGCCGTGCGCGGCAACAACGACATCGGCGCATGGGCCGCGGCGTTGCCGACGCACGCAACGCTCACGGTGCAGGACGTGACGATTCTCGTCGTGCACGATATCGCCGATGTCGGCAAGAACGTACAGCGCGACGGCGTGCGCATCGTCGTCACCGGCCATTCTCACAAGCCGCTGATCGACGAGCGCGACGGCGTGTTGTACGTGAACCCCGGTAGCGCCGGACCAAGACGTTTCAAACTGCCCATCTCCGCCGGCCTGCTGCTGATCGATGGTGCACGGGTACGTGCGACGCTGCATACGTTGATTGCCTGA
- a CDS encoding PRC-barrel domain-containing protein translates to MLMAGLVAAGATMGAATSAIAQGAPQSVTERRVDVVQTGQGFRASKLSGATVYNRDKDRIGTIDDLILSPSDRNAFAILSVGGFLGMGKHYVAIPFSSLQISDKQVMLPDATKQSIEALPEFKYAPD, encoded by the coding sequence ATGTTGATGGCCGGACTCGTCGCGGCAGGCGCGACGATGGGCGCGGCGACGAGCGCGATCGCGCAAGGCGCGCCGCAGTCGGTAACGGAACGGCGCGTCGACGTCGTTCAGACGGGGCAAGGTTTTCGCGCGTCGAAGCTGTCCGGCGCGACCGTGTACAACCGCGACAAGGATCGCATCGGCACGATCGACGACCTGATTCTCTCGCCATCGGATCGCAATGCGTTCGCGATCCTGTCCGTGGGCGGCTTTCTCGGAATGGGCAAGCACTACGTCGCGATACCGTTTAGCAGCCTGCAAATCAGCGACAAACAGGTCATGCTGCCCGATGCGACGAAGCAGTCGATCGAGGCGCTACCCGAATTCAAATACGCGCCGGACTGA
- the proP gene encoding glycine betaine/L-proline transporter ProP encodes MTASSNGFWRHNNNDNRLSLDDITIVDNSLLKRAVGAMALGNAMEWFDFGVYSYIAVTLGKVFFPSSSPSAQLIATFGTFAAAFLVRPIGGMVFGPLGDRIGRQRVLAMTMIMMAVGTFAIGLIPSYTSIGVMAPVLLLVARLVQGFSTGGEYGGAATFIAEFSTDRRRGFMGSFLEFGTLVGYILGAGTVAVLTATLSQDALLSWGWRVPFMIAGPLGLVGLYIRLKLEETPAFRKEAEAREAEEKSRPTQTLRELLAQQWKPLLLCVGLVLIFNVTDYMALSYLPSYLSATLHFNETHGLFLVLLVMVLMMPMTLFAGRLSDAIGRKPVMLFGCVGLFVLAAPALLLIRVGTVLPVFTGLLILGALLSTFTGVMPSALPALFPTRIRYGALAIGFNVSVSLFGGTTPLVAAWLVEHTGNLMMPAYYLMGASLIGIVSVVALRETAKKPLLGSAPCVATRAEAHAVLRGQREAEELDEAYAATAAVRA; translated from the coding sequence TTGACCGCTTCCAGCAACGGCTTCTGGCGACACAACAATAACGACAACCGTCTTTCGCTCGACGACATCACGATCGTCGACAACAGCCTTCTCAAACGTGCCGTCGGCGCCATGGCGCTCGGCAACGCCATGGAATGGTTCGACTTCGGCGTGTACAGCTACATCGCCGTCACGCTCGGCAAAGTGTTCTTTCCGTCCAGCAGCCCGTCCGCACAGCTGATCGCCACCTTCGGCACGTTCGCAGCCGCCTTTCTCGTGCGGCCGATCGGCGGCATGGTGTTCGGCCCTCTGGGCGACCGCATCGGGCGCCAGCGCGTACTCGCGATGACGATGATCATGATGGCGGTCGGCACGTTCGCGATCGGCCTGATTCCGAGCTATACGTCGATCGGCGTGATGGCGCCCGTGTTGCTGCTCGTCGCGCGCCTCGTGCAAGGCTTTTCGACGGGCGGCGAATACGGCGGCGCAGCCACCTTCATCGCCGAGTTTTCGACCGACCGGCGGCGCGGCTTCATGGGCAGCTTCCTCGAATTCGGCACGCTGGTCGGCTATATCCTCGGCGCGGGCACCGTTGCGGTGCTGACGGCGACGCTGTCGCAGGACGCGTTGCTGTCGTGGGGCTGGCGCGTGCCGTTCATGATCGCGGGTCCGCTCGGGCTCGTCGGCCTCTATATCCGTCTGAAGCTCGAAGAAACGCCGGCGTTCAGGAAAGAAGCCGAAGCACGCGAGGCCGAAGAAAAGTCGCGTCCGACACAGACGCTGCGCGAGCTGCTCGCGCAGCAATGGAAGCCGCTGCTGCTGTGCGTGGGTCTCGTGCTGATCTTCAACGTGACCGACTATATGGCGCTGTCCTATCTGCCGAGCTATCTGTCGGCAACGCTGCACTTCAACGAAACGCACGGCCTGTTCCTCGTGCTGCTCGTGATGGTGCTGATGATGCCGATGACGCTCTTCGCCGGCCGTCTGTCGGACGCGATCGGCCGCAAGCCCGTGATGCTGTTCGGCTGCGTGGGCCTGTTCGTGCTGGCGGCGCCCGCGCTGCTGCTGATCCGCGTGGGTACGGTGCTGCCGGTTTTTACCGGGCTGCTGATTCTCGGCGCGCTGCTCTCGACGTTCACCGGCGTCATGCCGTCGGCACTGCCCGCGCTGTTCCCGACGAGAATCCGCTATGGCGCGCTCGCCATCGGCTTCAACGTGTCGGTGTCGCTGTTCGGCGGCACGACGCCGCTCGTCGCGGCGTGGCTCGTCGAGCACACGGGCAATCTGATGATGCCCGCGTACTACCTGATGGGCGCGTCGCTGATCGGCATCGTGTCGGTGGTCGCGTTGCGCGAGACCGCGAAGAAGCCGCTGCTCGGCTCGGCGCCGTGCGTCGCGACGCGCGCCGAAGCGCATGCGGTGCTGCGCGGCCAGCGCGAGGCCGAAGAACTCGACGAAGCCTATGCGGCCACGGCTGCCGTGCGGGCCTGA